The proteins below are encoded in one region of Ammospiza caudacuta isolate bAmmCau1 chromosome 33, bAmmCau1.pri, whole genome shotgun sequence:
- the LOC131570271 gene encoding olfactory receptor 14C36-like — translation MSNSSSIRHFLLLALADTWQLQLLHFCLLLGISLAAILGNGLIISTVACGHHLHTPMFFFLLNLAFSDLGSICTTVPKAMHNSLWDTRIISYSGCAAQVFFFVFFISAELSLLTIMCYDRYVSICIPLHYGTLLGSRACAHMAAAAWASGLLNALMHTANTFSLPLCQGNALGQFFCEIPQIIKLSCSTSYLRELGLIAFSVCLVFGCFVFIVFSYVQIFRAVLRIPSKQGRYKAFSTCLPHLAVVSLFVSTSAFAYLKPPSISSPSLNLALSVLYSVMPPALNPLIYSLRNQELKAAVWTLLLWSYS, via the exons atgtccaacagcagctccatcaggcacttcctcctgctggcattggcagacacatggcagctgcagctcctgcacttctgcctcttgctgggcatctccctggctgccatcctgggcaacggcctcatcatcagcaccgtagcctgcggccaccacctgcacacgcccatgttcttcttcctgctcaacctggccttcagcgacctgggctccatctgcaccactgtccccaaagccatgcacaattccctctgggacaccaggatcatctcctactcaggatgtgctgcacaggtctttttctttgtgttcttcatctcagcagagctttcccttctgaccatcatgtgctatgaccgctacgtgtccatctgtatacccctgcactacgggaccctcctgggcagcagagcttgtgcccacatggcagcagctgcctgggccagtggctTACTCAATGCCCTCATGCACAcggccaatacattttccctgcccctctgccagggcaatgccctgggccagttcttctgtgaaatcccacagatcatcaagctctcctgctccacaTCCTACCTCAGGGAACTTGGGCTCATTGCATTTAGTGTCTGTTTGgtatttggttgttttgtgttcattgttttctcctatgtgcagatcttcagggctgtgctgaggatcccctcgAAGCAGGGGCGGTACAAAGctttttccacctgcctccctcacttGGCTGTTGTTTCCCTCTTTGTCAGCACTTCAGCATTTGCTtacctgaagcccccctccatctcctccccatcccttaatctggccctgtcagttctgtactcagtgatgcctccagccctgaatcccctcatctacagcctgaggaaccaggagctcaaggctgcagtgtggacact ccttctctggagctacagc